A single region of the Metarhizium brunneum chromosome 6, complete sequence genome encodes:
- the iec1 gene encoding INO80 complex subunit 1 has product MARRYSPPDSPLSSMGSGSEAYEEDGHEEDEASLRPSKRQRVDAQSTTSSAVVPEVEHDAVPVPDTLEGMSDVSSDTSGDIPSSPVNARLEEDDFQDQVTVCDWDGCPAGDQGDMDKLVEHIHNSHIENRQKKYTCEWKTCSRKGLPHASGYALKAHMRSHTREKPFYCYLPECDRSFTRSDALAKHMRTVHETEALRPSDPVPKSMQSGTAGKSNKLKIIIKTPQSHGGTGDDETGDAVNGDSANSDFFTALPSDLFSSEELSFSVDKLYRKCYWESKWADEVGEALRKECKEWEKVYYKEWLEKEVLLSQVIKSEVDWHDRRKAILDGTADVQVSGVVGSKDSEKTNGNGVAVPPKKAQATEA; this is encoded by the exons ATGGCACGACGATACTCGCCCCCCGACTCGCCTCTTTCATCAATGGGGTCCGGTTCCGAGGCCTATGAGGAGGatggccatgaagaagacgaggcctCCCTCCGCCCGTCCAAGCGACAAAGAGTCGACGCGCAATCCACCACGTCGTCTGCCGTTGTGCCAGAAGTCGAACACGACGCCGTGCCGGTTCCGGATACCCTCGAGGGCATGTCGGATGTATCCTCGGACACTTCAGGCGATATCCCCAGCTCACCCGTGAATGCACGactcgaggaagacgacTTCCAGGACCAGGTGACTGTCTGCGACTGGGATGGCTGCCCCGCCGGCGACCAaggcgacatggacaagttGGTCGAGCACATCCACAACTCGCACATTGAGAATCGCCAGAAGAAGTACACGTGCGAGTGGAAGACGTGCAGCAGGAAGGGCCTTCCCCATGCCAGCGGGTATGCGCTTAAGGCACACATGCGCAGCCACACCCGGGAAAAGCCCTTCTATTGCTACTTGCCTG AATGCGACCGCTCCTTCACCAGGTCCGATGCCCTGGCAAAGCACATGCGAACCGTCCACGAAACCGAGGCCCTGCGGCCTTCAGATCCGGTGCCAAAGTCTATGCAATCCGGCACTGCTGGCAAGTCAAACAAGCTCAAAATCATCATCAAAACGCCACAATCACACGGGGGTACCGGCGATGATGAAACGGGCGACGCCGTAAACGGGGACTCCGCCAACTCGGACTTCTTTACCGCCCTGCCCAGCGACCTGTTTTCGTCAGAGGAGCTCTCCTTCTCGGTGGACAAGCTGTATCGCAAATGCTACTGGGAGTCGAAATGGGCCGACGAGGTCGGCGAGGCGCTCAGAAAGGAATGCAAGGAGTGGGAAAAGGTATACTACAAGGAGTGGCTGGAGAAGGAAGTGCTGCTGTCACAGGTCATCAAGAGCGAGGTTGACTGGCACGACCGACGCAAGGCCATACTCGACGGCACCGCCGACGTTCAGGTCTCTGGCGTCGTGGGCTCCAAGGACAGCGAGAAAACCAACGGCAATGGCGTGGCCGTGCCCCCCAAGAAGGCCCAGGCTACAGAGGCATAG
- the NAR1 gene encoding Cytosolic Fe-S cluster assembly factor NAR1: MSAILSVDDLNDFISPGVACIKPIETLPAAPPPQGQGQEQDPALLETEVILDGQQPRVGGGGVDAASAAQISLTDCLACSGCVTSAEAVLVSLQSHAEVLSTLDSAPGLSIVDDGAGGGGLRVQGLENENARLFVASVSPQTRANLAAACGKGVSEAQAGRMLDRLLRSERWGLAGGGRWRNGFTWVVDTNVAREAALVLGADEVLGRTARPGGNAPAQPILSSVCPGWVCYAEKTHPHVLPHLSRVKSPQALMGTILKTTLSRKLGIPPSRIWHLAVMPCFDKKLEASREELTDEVWAGSGLPGRGVRDVDCVITSKEVLMLAESRGLNFFDIPRDNAGATGSLLEPAVPFPDARLHSFLFPARASPRVPRMAGSSGGLLYHILQCKAAQIPGAKIQTTRGRNADVVEFAVAVNGEPVFKAARYYGFRNIQNLVRRLKPARPSRMPGGKPFGSARRPTGKSASLEYSYVEVMACPGGCTNGGGQLKADDLVAQGSKQYSGKPGPQEQKEWLAEVDEAYFSGEEVVDGADTVNGNDDGVRSSEDVVGGISRSYIHDTLAYWCGVTGISIDRLAFTTYREVISDVGKGTEAEKVVQLAGKVGGGW; the protein is encoded by the coding sequence ATGAGCGCCATTCTCTCAGTCGACGACCTAAACGACTTTATTTCCCCGGGCGTAGCGTGCATAAAGCCCATCGAGACGCTGCCGGCGGCTCCTCCGCCGCAAGGGCAGGGGCAGGAGCAGGATCCGGCGCTCCTCGAGACCGAGGTCATTCTCGACGGGCAACAACCGcgggtcggcggcggcggcgtcgacgctgCTTCCGCCGCACAGATATCGCTGACGGACTGTCTCGCGTGCTCGGGGTGCGTCACGTCCGCGGAGGCGGTGCTCGTCAGCCTGCAGAGCCACGCCGAGGTCCTGTCGACGCTGGACTCGGCCCCGGGGCTGagcatcgtcgacgacggtgccggGGGAGGCGGGCTCAGGGTGCAAGGGCTGGAGAATGAGAATGCCAGGCTGTTCGTGGCGAGCGTGAGCCCGCAGACGAGGGCGAACCTGGCGGCCGCCTGCGGCAAGGGCGTGTCCGAGGCACAGGCAGGACGCATGCTGGACAGGCTGCTGCGGAGCGAACGCTGGGGGTTGGCCGGCGGTGGGAGGTGGAGGAACGGCTTTACGTGGGTTGTTGATACCAACGTCGCCAGGGAGGCGGCCCTTGTCCTGGGCGCAGATGAGGTTCTCGGGCGCACGGCCAGGCCTGGGGGCAATGCGCCTGCGCAGCCGATACTGTCGTCTGTGTGTCCTGGGTGGGTGTGCTACGCGGAGAAGACGCATCCTCATGTTCTGCCGCACTTGTCGAGGGTCAAGTCCCCCCAGGCGCTGATGGGGACGATTCTCAAGACTACGCTGAGTAGGAAACTGGGCATCCCGCCGAGTAGGATATGGCACCTGGCGGTTATGCCGTGCTTCGATAAGAAACTCGAAGCCAGCCGGGAGGAGCTCACGGACGAGGTGTGGGCGGGATCAGGGCTTCCAGGACGAGGCGTAAGGGACGTGGATTGCGTCATCACAAGCAAGGAGGTTCTCATGCTTGCTGAATCAAGAGGGCTCAATTTCTTCGATATCCCGCGCGACAACGCCGGCGCCACTGGCTCTCTACTAGAACCTGCGGTGCCATTTCCCGACGCACGACTACACAGCTTCTTATTCCCCGCCCGAGCGTCCCCAAGAGTCCCACGCATGGCAGGTTCCTCGGGCGGCCTCCTCTATCATATCTTGCAGTGCAAAGCTGCACAAATACCTGGTGCTAAAATTCAAACGACGCGCGGTCGTAATGCGGATGTTGTAGAGTTTGCTGTGGCTGTCAATGGCGAGCCTGTGTTCAAAGCGGCACGCTACTATGGATTCAGAAATATTCAAAACTTGGTCCGGAGGCTGAAACCTGCCCGCCCGTCCCGAATGCCCGGCGGCAAACCATTTGGCAGCGCCCGACGACCGACAGGCAAGTCGGCGTCTCTCGAGTACAGCTACGTCGAGGTCATGGCGTGTCCAGGAGGTTGCACCAACGGTGGCGGCCAGCTCAAGGCTGATGATCTGGTGGCTCAGGGGAGCAAACAATATTCGGGCAAACCGGGTCCTCAGGAACAAAAGGAGTGGCTGGCGGAAGTCGACGAGGCGTATTTTTCAGGTGAAGAGGTGGTGGATGGTGCGGATACAGTAAATGGTAATGACGATGGTGTTCGGAGCAGCGAGGATGTCGTGGGTGGCATCTCTCGCTCGTATATACATGATACCCTGGCGTACTGGTGTGGGGTAACGGGCATTAGCATAGATAGACTTGCATTCACGACGTATCGCGAGGTCATAAGCGACGTCGGAAAGGGGACTGAAGCCGAAAAAGTGGTTCAGTTGGCTGGTAAAGTTGGCGGCGGGTGGTAG